DNA sequence from the Elusimicrobiota bacterium genome:
CGACCAAAGTGTCACCGTCGACGACCTTGATAACTTCTGCCCGGTAAACAAACGGACCTCCTGCGGGCCGTTTCAGTTGTTTGGATTGTTTTCCATCCTTGGGGGCTGGGTGTGCCTCGACATTAATGGCTTTGGCTAGTTCCTGGCGGGTCCAGTCGTTTTTCTCAGCTTCCTCTTTGAGTCGTTTTCTCTCCTCGGGGTTGTTTACCGTTAAGAGTAGCCTGATATGGCTCCAGGTAAGAGTACCTTGGGGGGCAGATTTGGGATAGGCGCGGTAGAGCTGGACACAGCGGACCAGGGTTGATCGGTCAATGTCCAGGGCCTCGGCCAGGTGTTCCATGATGGCGTCCCCATACCCGGCGTTTTCAGTGAGGCCTTCCACCTCGATTCTCCCTCCAATGGCCCAATAGGTTTGGATGAGTTCATTGTTGGCGGCTGTCCGGGCCCGGTCCCGGCCTTGGGTAATCAGTTGCCGAATATCGGTAACGAGTTTTGTAAAACCCGTCGTGGTGAGGACATTGTCGTTTGTCATGGGATAAAAGGGGGGAAGGGGTCAGCTTTCCTTTACACCCCTTTCTACCAGCCTTCTCACAGTCACTTGAAGAGACCTTTCTTCTTTCTTGGCTAACTTGACGAGGGCGTCGTGAAGCTCCTTGGTCACATGGAGGGTGATGACCTTGTCCAAACCCTTCTTACGGTAAAAATTGTTCCCAACGGGAGTTTTGCGTTGCATGCTGGTAGTATAACAACATCCACTTGACATAGAAATAGAAGTATATTACTGTTAACATACATGTAACAAAAGGCAGGGGGATATATGGGTTTATCAGGGCAGGAGCGGTCAGTGGGGAGGGAGGCGCTTGTCTTGTTGAACGGGTTGCGAATCTCGGTTGTCATTCGGGATGTCCGACTGCGGCCCATGGCGGTTGACTATTTGATCGAGCCGGTTGCCGGTGATGGCAGGGTCTGGGCGGATGGACAGTTTGTTGATTTGGTTGAAAGACCAGGGAAAGATGGTGTCCACTCCGGGTAACTGCCAGATGATTCCGAATCGAGGAAAAGCAAAGGAAAATGCCGGGCGGACCCGACCGCCATGTTCCACATGTCGGCCCGGGTCCGCTCCCCCAAGGCGAAGTGGAAGAAAGGCATATATGCGCGCGGGAGGGAAAGGAAGGAGAATTTGAGCGGCGGGCGTTGTGGGTGGGACAGCCCGCCGCTGGGGGAAGGGCCGTGGCCGTGTGCCTCACTCCGGAGCGGGAGGCCACACCACACCAAGGGAGTCGGGCCGCGTGGAAAGAGCGGGGTGGACGGGCGACGGTTTTCCTCCCGTGGGACGGAAGGAAGGCGGGAAAGGCTATGTTCGCTTGGGCGGCTAAAGGAGCCGTGCGGCCCGGCGGGCGAATCAACAGCGCGGGGGTGGAGCGATTCCACCGAAGCCGGCGGCGTTCAGTCGCGCCGGGGAACGATTCCGCCGCCAGCACAGCGGGGCGAGGCTGGGCCGCCGCGTGGTGTTGGTGGCGGCCCGGCCGAGCGGGTTGTT
Encoded proteins:
- a CDS encoding thermonuclease family protein; its protein translation is MTNDNVLTTTGFTKLVTDIRQLITQGRDRARTAANNELIQTYWAIGGRIEVEGLTENAGYGDAIMEHLAEALDIDRSTLVRCVQLYRAYPKSAPQGTLTWSHIRLLLTVNNPEERKRLKEEAEKNDWTRQELAKAINVEAHPAPKDGKQSKQLKRPAGGPFVYRAEVIKVVDGDTLVVRLDLGFQVWKEQRIRLSGIDTPPIKEDGGPEAYEYTQTQLAKAKVVVVRTGKIDIYGRYVGDVFYSTDEDDTWEKVFLKGAWLNNELLEKGLARKD